A stretch of the Medicago truncatula cultivar Jemalong A17 chromosome 5, MtrunA17r5.0-ANR, whole genome shotgun sequence genome encodes the following:
- the LOC11432439 gene encoding pentatricopeptide repeat-containing protein At5g64320, mitochondrial has product MLKTFKSSFGFSRTLLVCIKIQSFPLCTTTPLGKNDDTEWENLLKPYDLKHLQRSLNPITPSQLCKLLELPLDVPTSMDLFEKAGLQRGYIHSFHVYYLLIDKLGNVGEFKMIDKLLKQMKDEGCVFKESLFILIMRYYGKAGLPGQATRLLLDMWGVYCFEPTFKSYNVVLEILVAGNCPKVAPNVFYDMLSRGISPTVYTFGVVMKAFCMVNEVDSACSLLRDMTKHGCVPNSIIYQMLIHALSENNRVNEAMKLLEEMFLMGCEPDVQTFNDVIHGLCKAGRIHEAAKLHDRMLLRDFTADALIQGYLMHGLCRMGKVDEARAMLSKIPNPNTVLYNTLINGYVVSGRFEEAKDLLYKNMVIAGFEPDAFTFNIMIDGLCKKGYLVSALEFLDEMVKKGFEPNVITYTILIDGFCKQGHFEEASKVVNSMSAKGLSLNTVGYNCLIGALCKDGKIQDALQMYGEMSSKGCKPDIYTFNSLIYGLCKNDKMEEALGLYRDMLLEGVIANTVTYNTLIHAFLRLELIQQADKLVGEMRFRGCPLDNITYNGLIKALCKTGATEKCLGLIEQMFGEEIFPSINSCNILINSFCRTGKVNDALQFLRDMIQRGLTPDIVTYNSLINGLCKMGRFQEALNLFNGLQAKGIHPDAVTYNTLISRYCYEGLFNDACQLLFKGVSNGFIPNEITWSILINYFVKKHQRE; this is encoded by the coding sequence ATGTTGAAAACTTTCAAATCTTCATTTGGGTTCAGCAGAACTCTTCTAGTTtgcataaaaatccaatcttttCCACTATGCACAACAACACCACTTGGAAAAAATGATGACACAGAATGGGAAAATTTGCTCAAACCCTATGATCTCAAACACCTTCAAAGATCACTTAATCCAATAACCCCATCACAGCTTTGTAAATTGTTGGAACTTCCTCTTGATGTTCCTACTTCAATGGACTTATTTGAAAAAGCTGGTTTGCAAAGAGGGTATATTCACTCGTTTCATGTTTATTATCTTTTAATTGATAAGCTTGGTAATGTTGGTGAGTTTAAGATGATAGATAagttgttgaaacaaatgaaagatGAAGGCTGTGTTTTTAAAGaatcactttttattttgattatgagATATTATGGGAAGGCGGGGTTACCGGGTCAAGCTACTAGGCTTTTGTTGGATATGTGGGGTGTTTATTGTTTTGAGCCGACGTTTAAATCGTATAATGTTGTGTTGGAGATTCTTGTTGCTGGGAATTGTCCTAAGGTGGCGCCAAATGTTTTTTATGATATGTTGAGTAGAGGTATTTCGCCGACTGTTTATACGTTTGGTGTGGTTATGAAAGCTTTTTGTATGGTCAACGAGGTTGATTCGGCTTGTTCTCTTTTAAGGGATATGACAAAGCATGGTTGTGTTCCGAATTCAATTATTTACCAAATGTTGATTCATGCACTTTCTGAAAATAATAGAGTGAATGAAGCTATGAAGCTACTGGAGGAAATGTTTTTGATGGGCTGTGAACCTGATGTTCAGACCTTCAATGATGTTATTCACGGACTTTGCAAGGCTGGTCGGATTCATGAGGCAGCAAAGTTGCACGATCGAATGCTGCTTCGAGATTTCACCGCAGATGCTCTTATTCAAGGTTATTTGATGCATGGTTTGTGTAGGATGGGGAAAGTTGATGAAGCAAGGGCCATGCTAAGCAAAATTCCTAACCCTAATACGGTGCTTTATAATACAttgattaatggttatgttgTTAGTGGAAGGTTTGAAGAAGCCAAGGATCTTTTGTACAAAAACATGGTAATTGCCGGTTTTGAGCCTGATGCCTTCACGTTTAACATAATGATCGATGGGCTTTGCAAAAAGGGGTATCTGGTCTCTGCTCTTGAATTCTTAGATGAGATGGTCAAGAAAGGTTTTGAGCCCAATGTGATCACATACACTATATTGATAGATGGTTTCTGTAAGCAGGGTCACTTCGAGGAAGCTTCTAAAGTTGTGAATAGCATGTCAGCCAAGGGTCTCAGTCTGAATACTGTGGGATACAATTGCTTGATTGGTGCTCTTTGTAAAGATGGGAAGATTCAAGATGCCTTGCAGATGTATGGTGAAATGTCTAGCAAAGGATGTAAACCTGACATTTACACATTCAATTCCTTGATATATGGATTATGCAAGAATGATAAGATGGAAGAAGCATTGGGTTTGTATCGTGACATGCTCTTGGAGGGTGTTATCGCTAACACTGTAACATACAATACGCTGATTCATGCATTTCTAAGGCTAGAGTTGATTCAACAAGCAGATAAGCTTGTTGGTGAAATGCGATTTAGAGGGTGTCCCCTTGATAATATTACTTATAATGGCCTTATTAAGGCTCTCTGTAAAACTGGGGCAACAGAGAAATGTTTGGGATTGATTGAACAAATGTTTGGTGAAGAAATTTTTCCTAGTATTAACTCTTGTAATATTCTGATCAATTCCTTCTGTAGGACTGGAAAAGTAAATGACGCTCTTCAGTTTCTTCGGGATATGATTCAGCGTGGTCTGACACCAGATATAGTCACTTATAACAGCCTGATCAATGGTCTTTGCAAGATGGGCCGTTTTCAGGAGGCTTTGAACCTTTTTAACGGGCTACAAGCCAAAGGAATTCACCCTGATGCTGTTACGTATAACACATTGATCAGTAGGTACTGCTACGAGGGTTTGTTTAATGACGCATGTCAGCTTTTATTCAAAGGTGTGAGTAATGGTTTCATACCTAATGAAATCACTTGgtcaatattaataaattattttgtaaaaaagcATCAAAGGGAGTAA